From Pseudoalteromonas sp. DL-6, one genomic window encodes:
- a CDS encoding LysR substrate-binding domain-containing protein, whose protein sequence is MNTPPISIEALLVLDAIEHRGSYAAAAEQLNKVPSALSYIVNKLEEQLNVTLFQRQGRRAVLTPAGKHLLIEGRKVLNAINNLSEQTQTIANGWEPRIRIAYDSIFEISDVFKNLQLFLNEHKNIEIDIKEEVLNGTWEALIEDDVDLVIGAPAPVPNQKGIRAVKIADIQNVLVVHPSHPLAQLKRPIEPSELGQYTTVIVHDSAKQSIPWSANLIEGNQRFYVSSVSQKITAILSAIGIGYLPANLIAEHVKANKLHVVELTEPRPIQDLYLAWKITNKGKGLKQLTQIILNNI, encoded by the coding sequence ATGAATACACCCCCTATCAGCATAGAAGCTCTATTGGTATTAGACGCCATTGAGCATCGTGGCAGTTATGCAGCCGCCGCTGAGCAACTTAATAAAGTGCCCTCAGCCTTGTCGTATATTGTTAATAAACTTGAAGAGCAATTAAATGTAACTTTGTTTCAGCGTCAAGGTCGACGCGCGGTTTTAACCCCCGCAGGTAAACATTTACTGATCGAGGGGCGTAAAGTACTCAATGCTATAAATAATTTATCGGAGCAAACACAAACTATAGCTAATGGCTGGGAGCCTCGAATACGTATTGCTTATGACTCTATTTTTGAAATAAGTGACGTATTTAAAAACTTACAGTTATTTTTAAATGAGCATAAAAATATTGAGATAGATATTAAAGAAGAAGTACTTAATGGCACTTGGGAGGCTTTAATTGAGGATGACGTTGACTTAGTGATTGGCGCACCGGCCCCTGTACCTAATCAAAAGGGGATCAGAGCGGTAAAAATAGCCGATATTCAAAATGTTCTGGTGGTTCACCCTAGCCACCCGCTAGCGCAACTAAAAAGGCCTATTGAGCCCAGCGAACTTGGTCAATACACTACGGTTATAGTACATGATTCTGCAAAACAAAGTATTCCGTGGTCAGCTAATTTAATCGAAGGTAATCAACGTTTTTATGTAAGTTCTGTAAGCCAAAAGATAACCGCTATTTTATCCGCTATTGGCATTGGTTATTTACCTGCAAACCTTATTGCTGAACATGTAAAAGCTAACAAACTGCATGTTGTGGAACTTACCGAACCACGCCCTATTCAAGACTTATACCTTGCATGGAAAATAACAAACAAAGGTAAAGGCTTAAAACAGCTGACCCAAATTATACTAAATAATATTTAA
- a CDS encoding HDOD domain-containing protein, which yields MIVVNEQVLSDVNKNFIIPPKPQILNELEILASAQEPSLSDAAEIIAKDVAISSAILKIINSPSYGLVRSVSDIKQAIMFLGWNGIEALVPSLKLKQMFTQKECCISLERFWDTATEIAEVNMIVGQCIKEKVPIEYLYTLGLFHDCGIVPMAIKFDNYVSALHTSNNTHRESLIDIEERLYGTNHATVGYYLASSWHLPIDICQLILRHHDMSMLNNITGSNQQLCYCVLKMSENLVNSVLRGDTTKDWDDIEKQVLATLNMSEDDYIDVQEEVIDFLNC from the coding sequence ATGATTGTAGTTAATGAGCAGGTTTTATCTGATGTAAATAAAAACTTTATTATTCCACCAAAACCACAAATCTTAAATGAGCTTGAAATATTAGCATCTGCTCAAGAACCCTCACTTTCAGACGCCGCAGAGATCATTGCTAAAGATGTGGCTATTTCATCGGCTATTCTAAAAATTATTAATTCACCATCGTATGGCTTAGTGCGCAGTGTGTCTGATATTAAACAGGCCATTATGTTTTTAGGTTGGAACGGAATTGAGGCGCTAGTGCCAAGCTTAAAATTAAAGCAAATGTTCACCCAAAAAGAATGCTGCATTAGCTTAGAGCGCTTTTGGGATACCGCCACCGAAATTGCCGAGGTAAATATGATTGTTGGCCAATGTATAAAAGAAAAAGTGCCAATAGAATACTTGTATACCCTTGGTTTGTTCCATGATTGTGGCATCGTGCCGATGGCAATTAAATTCGATAATTACGTGAGTGCTTTGCATACTTCAAATAATACCCACAGAGAAAGCTTGATAGATATAGAAGAGCGTTTATATGGAACTAATCATGCGACTGTGGGTTACTACTTAGCGTCCAGCTGGCATCTACCTATAGATATTTGCCAGCTTATTCTGCGGCATCACGACATGAGTATGTTAAATAATATAACCGGTAGTAACCAACAATTGTGTTATTGCGTTTTAAAAATGTCTGAAAATTTGGTCAATAGTGTTTTACGCGGTGACACCACCAAAGATTGGGATGATATAGAAAAACAGGTATTAGCAACACTAAATATGTCAGAAGATGATTATATTGATGTGCAAGAAGAGGTGATTGATTTTTTGAACTGTTAA
- a CDS encoding cupin domain-containing protein, which produces MKQVKLVDSKLLDFNVRGDTPGMAYVARALSPEISPNIGVGFAKWEGAKVAWTVLYDEVVFVIEGCFELTANGETHHVKPGQMLWIPEGTELVYGGHALFGYVVHPGNWKEIHGIA; this is translated from the coding sequence ATGAAACAGGTTAAATTAGTAGACAGTAAATTACTCGACTTTAATGTACGTGGAGATACACCTGGTATGGCCTACGTAGCTCGCGCACTTAGCCCTGAAATATCACCAAATATTGGTGTTGGTTTTGCGAAATGGGAAGGTGCAAAAGTAGCGTGGACAGTACTTTATGATGAAGTTGTATTTGTCATAGAAGGCTGCTTCGAGTTAACCGCAAATGGCGAAACCCATCATGTAAAGCCAGGGCAAATGCTCTGGATACCAGAAGGAACAGAGTTGGTATATGGCGGACATGCATTGTTTGGTTATGTTGTTCATCCAGGTAATTGGAAAGAGATACATGGTATAGCTTAA
- a CDS encoding FAD-dependent oxidoreductase — protein sequence MIHLPHDDNTCGWYNALPKQPKQALLTGAQKADYVVLGAGFAGLAMARRLAEHAPNARIALIDAQRIGQGASGRNSGFVIDLPHKFSLEHPDPAHKQRLLSLNRFAIDQLASLVAKYNIDCQWSAAGKYQGAVGARGEAYLDHFEHLMTDLGEPFEHVTGTDLAKVLGTNYYSRAIYTPGGYLVQPAALACGLGANLPKNIEVFEHSPIVRLEKEQGGWLLQGEHGSIKTPKLLLGTSIFTREFGFLKNRLLPVMTFASWTRPLTDKEMQQYTGLLDWGLTPADHAGTTLRMTADRRIIIRNTYQHVAKYGNSISDKLRQEIQNDHRKVFLARYPQLVDVPFTHSWGGTYAISRNFTNFFGQLDDGVFASACDNGVGVAWGTVSGTLLADYVMGATSQSLDDIQQVTGMPSLNPPEPLLGLGVKSRIKLAKWQSRTEI from the coding sequence ATGATTCATTTACCGCATGATGATAATACCTGTGGCTGGTATAACGCTTTACCAAAGCAACCTAAGCAAGCGCTTTTAACGGGGGCACAAAAGGCTGACTACGTGGTTTTAGGCGCTGGTTTTGCTGGTTTAGCTATGGCACGTCGTTTAGCTGAGCACGCGCCAAATGCACGAATTGCCCTAATTGATGCACAGCGAATAGGCCAAGGTGCCTCAGGGCGTAATTCAGGGTTTGTGATTGACTTACCGCATAAGTTCTCTCTTGAGCACCCAGATCCTGCACATAAGCAAAGATTATTGTCACTTAACCGTTTCGCGATTGATCAGCTTGCTTCTTTAGTCGCTAAATATAACATTGATTGCCAGTGGTCGGCTGCGGGTAAATACCAAGGTGCAGTAGGCGCAAGGGGTGAAGCTTACCTTGATCACTTCGAACATCTTATGACTGATTTAGGCGAACCCTTTGAGCATGTTACTGGCACTGATTTGGCAAAAGTACTAGGTACTAATTACTACAGCCGTGCTATTTACACTCCGGGGGGGTACTTGGTTCAACCCGCTGCACTAGCCTGTGGTTTAGGTGCGAACTTACCAAAAAACATAGAGGTATTTGAGCATTCGCCTATTGTGCGCTTGGAGAAAGAGCAAGGCGGGTGGCTGTTGCAAGGGGAGCACGGCAGTATTAAAACACCTAAGTTATTACTAGGTACTAGTATTTTTACCCGTGAGTTTGGTTTTTTAAAAAATCGATTACTTCCTGTAATGACTTTTGCCAGTTGGACTCGGCCGCTAACCGATAAAGAAATGCAGCAGTATACAGGCTTACTTGATTGGGGACTTACACCCGCTGATCACGCTGGCACAACGCTTAGGATGACCGCTGACCGTCGCATTATTATTCGTAATACCTATCAACATGTAGCTAAATATGGCAACAGTATTAGTGATAAGTTGCGCCAGGAAATTCAAAACGATCATCGCAAAGTCTTTTTAGCTCGCTATCCACAACTAGTCGATGTGCCTTTTACACATTCGTGGGGCGGCACTTATGCTATTTCGCGAAACTTCACTAACTTCTTTGGCCAACTCGATGATGGAGTGTTTGCCAGCGCGTGTGATAACGGTGTCGGGGTTGCTTGGGGAACTGTATCGGGTACTTTGCTTGCTGATTATGTTATGGGGGCAACATCGCAGTCGCTCGATGATATTCAACAGGTAACGGGTATGCCAAGTTTAAATCCACCAGAGCCATTGCTTGGTTTAGGGGTAAAAAGCCGAATTAAACTTGCCAAATGGCAAAGTAGGACTGAAATATGA
- a CDS encoding FAD-dependent oxidoreductase: protein MIEISEDQVTEPAAVQHTRVSETIVDEPQGPIVIIGSGHSGYQVAAALRKQSSTVAITVFTADDGSLYSKPALSNAFAMGKSATDLQNEAALEWEQRLNIRVYPHTRVEQIDADNHTLITSIGRYEYRRLVLATGASAIKIPISGDASEVLSVNDLQDYAQLRAKLDTKKRVAILGDGLIGCEFANDLSAKGYEVSVIGLGQWPMYRLIPQVVGEALQQKLADLGVSWYLEDSINRVEVNDSGSLLHLNSGQVIEVDVVLSAVGLVPNVTLAEQAGLEVERGIKVNDYGQTSRPAIFALGDCAQTSQGWQPYIAPINQILPALVNSLLGNVTNAEFLPSPVIVKTPVMPLTVFPVPPMAQGQWHIKQQGEELVAVFNDANEQVLGFALLGKQVQANRSYWLEQISLNNLAATE, encoded by the coding sequence ATGATCGAAATAAGTGAAGATCAAGTAACTGAACCGGCTGCTGTTCAACATACTCGTGTTTCTGAGACCATTGTTGATGAACCGCAAGGCCCAATTGTTATCATTGGTAGTGGTCACAGCGGCTATCAAGTAGCGGCTGCATTACGTAAACAATCATCAACGGTAGCTATTACTGTATTCACCGCTGATGACGGTTCACTTTACAGCAAACCTGCACTTTCAAATGCTTTTGCAATGGGGAAAAGCGCTACTGATTTACAAAACGAAGCCGCACTTGAGTGGGAGCAGCGTCTTAATATTCGTGTTTATCCGCATACACGTGTTGAACAAATAGATGCAGATAATCACACTCTAATCACCAGCATAGGGCGTTATGAGTATAGACGTTTAGTGCTAGCCACAGGCGCGTCAGCAATTAAAATTCCAATTTCTGGAGACGCCTCAGAAGTACTAAGTGTGAATGATTTGCAAGATTATGCACAATTGAGAGCAAAACTTGATACTAAAAAGCGAGTTGCTATTTTGGGCGATGGCTTAATTGGATGTGAATTTGCAAATGACTTGAGCGCCAAGGGTTATGAAGTGAGTGTTATTGGTTTAGGGCAGTGGCCAATGTATCGACTGATCCCACAAGTAGTCGGCGAAGCCTTACAGCAAAAGTTAGCAGACTTGGGGGTATCATGGTACTTAGAAGATAGTATCAACCGTGTTGAAGTCAACGACTCTGGTTCATTATTACACTTAAATAGTGGTCAAGTGATTGAAGTTGACGTGGTGCTATCTGCAGTAGGATTAGTGCCAAATGTAACGCTTGCTGAGCAAGCTGGACTTGAAGTTGAGCGTGGTATTAAAGTTAATGACTATGGCCAAACCAGTCGCCCTGCTATTTTCGCATTAGGTGACTGTGCGCAAACATCGCAAGGATGGCAACCATATATTGCACCCATAAATCAAATTTTACCTGCTTTAGTCAATAGTCTGTTGGGTAATGTAACTAACGCCGAATTTTTGCCCAGCCCCGTTATTGTTAAAACCCCTGTTATGCCGTTAACTGTTTTTCCTGTGCCACCTATGGCTCAAGGTCAGTGGCATATAAAACAACAAGGTGAAGAGTTAGTGGCTGTATTTAATGATGCAAATGAGCAAGTACTTGGTTTTGCCCTGTTAGGTAAACAAGTACAAGCTAATCGCAGTTATTGGTTAGAGCAAATAAGTTTAAATAACCTAGCAGCAACGGAGTAA
- a CDS encoding aldehyde dehydrogenase family protein, translated as MTHYLNYINGQWCDSHTYISVINPATAQEYSTIASASVDDANNAMLAARQCISSGLLSDIRPAVRTTWMLDAAKAIKEIADEGALALCRENGKTLADAKDEFLEAARYFEYYGGMADKLEGTSIPLGKNYIDFTQYVPMGVSVQIVPWNFPVSICARSLAPALAAGNAVVIKSPEISPIGMVYLVRALESVGFPRGSINLLCGKGSVVGSHLVEHNDVNQIVFTGSVPTGQRILKGAAERATPSVMELGGKSAAIVLKDAATEKVISSVQTGIFFNAGQVCSAMSRLLVDKARYEEIKAAVVTMAESLVIGSGEEQADLTPVVSQAQQTSVLAMIEQAKKEGATILCGGYAPDLAGYYVAPTVIEATPDMSISQQEVFGPVLVIMPFEDEQQAVKIANGTEFGLVAGVFGEALSQTLQVAQQLRGGQVFINEWFAGGIETPFGGVGLSGFGREKGQEAIYSYMQTRNIAIRL; from the coding sequence ATGACTCATTATCTTAATTACATAAATGGCCAATGGTGTGACTCTCACACTTATATTTCGGTAATAAACCCTGCCACGGCACAGGAATATAGCACGATTGCAAGTGCCAGTGTTGATGATGCAAACAATGCGATGCTCGCCGCTAGACAATGCATCAGCAGTGGACTATTGAGCGATATACGTCCCGCTGTACGCACAACGTGGATGCTTGATGCAGCAAAAGCTATTAAAGAGATAGCTGATGAAGGCGCTTTAGCTCTGTGCAGAGAAAACGGTAAAACCTTAGCGGATGCAAAAGATGAGTTTTTAGAGGCTGCTCGTTATTTTGAATACTATGGCGGCATGGCCGACAAACTCGAAGGTACGTCGATTCCTTTAGGTAAAAACTATATTGATTTTACGCAATATGTGCCTATGGGTGTATCGGTACAAATTGTCCCTTGGAACTTCCCGGTTTCAATCTGTGCTCGCTCTTTAGCTCCAGCGCTGGCAGCGGGTAATGCAGTAGTTATTAAGTCACCCGAAATTTCGCCTATTGGTATGGTGTATTTAGTAAGAGCACTCGAGAGTGTTGGCTTTCCAAGAGGCTCTATTAATCTATTGTGTGGTAAGGGTTCAGTAGTGGGCAGTCACCTAGTTGAGCACAACGATGTTAATCAAATTGTGTTTACCGGTTCAGTGCCCACTGGGCAACGTATTCTAAAAGGTGCAGCTGAGCGTGCAACGCCTTCTGTAATGGAATTGGGTGGTAAATCGGCGGCTATTGTTCTTAAAGATGCGGCTACTGAGAAAGTTATCAGTAGTGTGCAAACAGGTATTTTCTTTAATGCTGGACAAGTGTGCTCTGCAATGTCGCGTTTACTGGTGGATAAAGCACGTTACGAAGAGATTAAAGCAGCAGTGGTTACTATGGCAGAAAGTTTAGTAATCGGCTCAGGTGAAGAGCAGGCCGATTTAACGCCAGTAGTTTCTCAGGCGCAACAAACCAGTGTATTGGCAATGATTGAACAAGCTAAAAAAGAGGGGGCAACTATTTTATGTGGTGGCTACGCTCCTGATTTGGCAGGTTACTATGTTGCTCCAACTGTGATCGAAGCAACCCCTGATATGTCTATATCTCAACAAGAAGTATTTGGTCCGGTTCTGGTTATTATGCCATTTGAAGATGAGCAACAGGCTGTAAAAATAGCTAATGGCACTGAATTTGGTTTAGTAGCAGGTGTATTTGGTGAAGCACTTAGTCAAACATTACAAGTGGCCCAGCAACTTCGGGGTGGACAAGTTTTTATAAATGAGTGGTTTGCCGGTGGTATAGAAACGCCATTTGGCGGAGTAGGACTGTCTGGTTTTGGCCGAGAAAAAGGTCAAGAGGCCATCTACAGCTACATGCAAACACGCAATATTGCTATACGTTTATAA
- a CDS encoding aromatic ring-hydroxylating dioxygenase subunit alpha, with protein MGTVKQTIIPIKQIDRVLNPIHDATGMPNEAYTNPEYFNFERDHVFSNTWVCVGFASDLIKNGYVMPIDFMDLPLLMMKSRQGEVQVFHNVCSHRGMKLVHEAGEVQGMIRCPYHSWTYDLNGSLKGTPHLGGIGKHNDERFACEKHGLKAIRSAIWMDMVFINLSGEASSFDEHIAPLTQRWQEFLGDDGLSLLRRANMGGHLEIEVKSNWKLTIENFCEAYHLPWVHPALNTYSKLEDHYNIMFDERFSGQGSYKYNLSDTAGTHLPKFPSWPEEKLRHAEYVALFPNVLIGIQADHAFAMMIDPISTDKTIERLRIFYIGDEATKDEYAACRTATLESWRVVFGEDIGAVEGMQQGRYSPGFGGGAFSPEMDTPTHFFQIWLAKQVKSVTEA; from the coding sequence ATGGGCACTGTAAAACAAACAATAATTCCTATTAAGCAAATTGATCGTGTACTAAACCCGATACATGATGCAACAGGTATGCCTAACGAGGCATATACCAATCCTGAGTACTTTAATTTTGAACGTGATCATGTTTTTAGTAACACATGGGTATGCGTTGGTTTTGCATCAGATTTAATCAAAAATGGTTATGTTATGCCAATTGATTTTATGGACTTGCCTTTATTAATGATGAAGAGTCGCCAAGGCGAAGTGCAGGTATTTCATAATGTGTGTAGCCATCGAGGGATGAAGTTAGTACATGAAGCAGGTGAAGTGCAAGGCATGATCCGCTGCCCGTATCATTCATGGACCTATGATTTAAATGGAAGCTTAAAAGGGACTCCACATTTAGGTGGCATCGGTAAACATAACGATGAACGTTTTGCATGTGAAAAGCATGGGCTAAAAGCAATCCGCTCAGCTATTTGGATGGATATGGTATTCATTAATCTATCTGGCGAGGCGAGCTCTTTCGATGAGCATATAGCTCCTTTAACACAGCGTTGGCAAGAGTTTTTAGGTGACGATGGTTTGAGTTTATTACGTCGTGCCAATATGGGCGGACACTTAGAAATTGAAGTAAAAAGTAACTGGAAGTTAACCATAGAAAACTTCTGTGAAGCCTATCATTTACCTTGGGTACATCCAGCGTTAAATACTTATTCTAAATTAGAAGATCACTACAATATCATGTTTGATGAGCGTTTTTCTGGTCAAGGTAGCTATAAATATAACCTTTCTGATACTGCTGGTACACACTTACCGAAATTCCCAAGCTGGCCTGAGGAAAAGCTACGCCATGCTGAATATGTTGCTTTATTTCCAAATGTACTTATTGGTATTCAAGCTGATCACGCTTTTGCAATGATGATCGACCCAATTAGTACAGATAAAACTATCGAACGTTTACGTATTTTCTATATTGGTGATGAAGCAACTAAAGATGAGTATGCGGCGTGTCGTACTGCAACACTTGAGTCATGGCGTGTCGTATTTGGTGAAGATATTGGCGCAGTTGAAGGGATGCAACAAGGACGATACTCACCTGGTTTTGGTGGTGGGGCTTTTTCACCTGAAATGGATACACCAACACACTTTTTTCAAATTTGGCTTGCCAAACAAGTGAAATCTGTAACGGAGGCTTAA
- a CDS encoding BCCT family transporter translates to MKKSVILAKSGFLKGLNPTVTIASKVILIAFILFIVILANKAGQYFESLSTFLLYNMKWFSIGLVTLVVGFLLYLMVSRYGHIRLSENDDDQPEFSFWAWIAMLFSGGMGIGLVFWSVAEPMWHYAANPFTEGLTNEAASMSMQLTFYHWGLHPWSLFVIVALALSYFSYRKGLPFTFRSILHPLVGDRIYGPIGHVADIITVAVTAFGIAQTLSLGVIQINSGLQQTFGIEVSLVTQTVLIIVLCTIAVGSVLSGVGRGIRLLSQWNMLLSLLLVLIVLAVGPTRYILNVFMETSGNYIQNLISMGLWTDSQNDSGWQSSWTAFYWPWWLTWAPFVGMFIARISKGRTIRELIGGALVAPTVIAFIWLSVFGGSALKMEQNERIAAQQQTVVTQNKVTETNAEPFSGGVVLQATKADSTRALFTLLDNLDSNLLGKLLSVLACILLATYFITSADSGTLILCILDAAGDTEPPTSIRILWGIVIAIIAWVLIYAGGLQAIKYASIIIGFPISIFILMMGVTLFYSIRREPKPWAMLPQHVHPCKEKLDGPVEH, encoded by the coding sequence ATGAAAAAATCCGTAATTTTGGCTAAGTCTGGTTTTTTAAAGGGATTAAATCCGACGGTGACCATCGCATCGAAGGTAATTCTAATCGCCTTTATTTTATTCATAGTCATACTTGCAAATAAAGCAGGGCAGTATTTTGAAAGCCTTTCGACTTTTTTACTCTACAATATGAAATGGTTTTCTATTGGCTTAGTAACTTTAGTCGTTGGTTTTTTACTTTATTTGATGGTAAGTCGATACGGCCATATTCGACTGAGCGAAAATGACGACGATCAGCCTGAATTTAGTTTTTGGGCATGGATAGCCATGTTATTTTCTGGGGGGATGGGTATTGGACTGGTTTTTTGGTCTGTAGCAGAACCCATGTGGCACTATGCTGCAAACCCATTCACCGAGGGGTTAACGAATGAAGCAGCGTCAATGTCAATGCAGCTTACTTTTTACCATTGGGGACTCCATCCGTGGTCGCTTTTTGTAATAGTTGCCTTAGCCTTGTCTTATTTTTCTTACCGTAAAGGCCTTCCTTTTACCTTTCGCTCTATTTTACACCCACTGGTGGGCGATAGAATTTATGGCCCTATAGGACATGTTGCCGATATTATCACGGTAGCCGTTACAGCCTTCGGCATCGCGCAAACCCTGAGCCTTGGAGTTATTCAAATTAACTCTGGATTACAACAAACGTTTGGGATAGAGGTTAGCCTTGTTACTCAAACTGTGCTTATTATTGTGCTATGTACCATTGCTGTAGGCTCGGTTTTATCGGGCGTTGGTAGAGGAATACGGCTACTCTCACAATGGAATATGCTGCTGTCGTTATTATTAGTATTGATAGTACTTGCAGTGGGTCCGACCCGTTATATTTTAAATGTATTTATGGAAACATCAGGGAATTATATACAAAATTTAATTTCGATGGGGCTGTGGACTGATTCGCAAAATGACTCAGGATGGCAAAGCTCTTGGACCGCTTTTTATTGGCCATGGTGGTTAACTTGGGCACCGTTTGTAGGTATGTTTATTGCGCGAATTTCAAAGGGACGTACCATTCGCGAACTTATTGGTGGTGCTTTGGTGGCCCCAACTGTTATTGCCTTTATTTGGCTTTCCGTATTTGGTGGTAGCGCTTTAAAAATGGAGCAAAACGAACGAATTGCTGCACAACAACAAACCGTTGTAACACAAAACAAAGTTACAGAAACAAACGCAGAACCCTTTAGTGGTGGTGTTGTGTTACAAGCAACCAAAGCAGATAGTACACGTGCCCTCTTTACCTTATTGGATAATTTAGACAGTAACTTATTAGGTAAATTACTGAGTGTATTAGCCTGTATCTTACTTGCTACTTATTTTATAACCTCAGCCGACTCGGGCACATTAATATTGTGTATTTTAGATGCTGCAGGTGATACTGAACCACCAACCTCTATTCGTATTTTATGGGGTATAGTTATTGCTATTATTGCATGGGTACTTATTTATGCAGGAGGCCTGCAAGCAATAAAGTATGCGTCAATCATCATTGGCTTCCCTATTTCTATATTTATTTTAATGATGGGTGTCACCTTGTTTTATAGCATTCGCCGTGAACCAAAACCGTGGGCAATGTTGCCGCAGCACGTACATCCATGTAAAGAAAAACTAGATGGCCCTGTAGAGCACTAA
- a CDS encoding LysR substrate-binding domain-containing protein has translation MKISPLPPLNSLVAFEASARHLSFTLAANELNVTQGAISRQIRQLEEYLGKALFTRASRSIHLTSAGLQYYQSISRSLLDIADITGEVKKWQGDKKVTVATTNAMASLWLLPKVAEFQNQYDDIDLRILASDNVVDLNRLECDLALFFCRTPPANMKVTTLFCEEVFPVCSPGYLEKIGNPNDPKDIFNKTILFLDETQMGWVNWDEWFAGVGLEQIAPKSRININNYPMLLQASINGQGIALAWGSLADEYLQSGALVRPTEHVLATESKFSLLEPDNGGRIPASVKYFREWLLTQLPEEVGDTGLV, from the coding sequence ATGAAAATTAGTCCATTACCACCGCTAAACAGTTTAGTTGCATTTGAAGCATCTGCTCGCCACCTAAGTTTTACTCTTGCAGCAAATGAGCTTAACGTTACTCAAGGTGCGATAAGTCGTCAAATACGACAGTTAGAAGAGTATTTAGGTAAAGCCTTATTTACTCGTGCAAGCCGCAGTATTCATTTAACCTCAGCTGGTCTGCAGTATTATCAGTCTATAAGTCGCTCCTTATTAGATATTGCAGATATAACAGGAGAGGTAAAAAAATGGCAAGGTGATAAAAAAGTAACCGTAGCTACAACTAATGCAATGGCATCATTGTGGTTATTGCCAAAAGTTGCTGAGTTTCAAAATCAATATGATGACATTGATTTGAGAATATTAGCGTCTGATAATGTAGTTGATTTAAACCGTTTAGAATGCGATTTAGCATTGTTTTTTTGTCGAACGCCTCCAGCTAATATGAAGGTGACCACTTTGTTTTGCGAAGAAGTGTTTCCAGTTTGTAGTCCGGGCTATCTTGAAAAAATTGGTAATCCGAACGATCCGAAAGATATTTTTAATAAAACAATTTTATTTTTAGATGAAACACAAATGGGATGGGTTAATTGGGATGAGTGGTTTGCAGGCGTTGGACTTGAGCAGATAGCCCCAAAAAGTCGCATCAACATAAATAATTACCCTATGTTGTTGCAAGCCTCAATTAATGGTCAAGGCATTGCATTAGCGTGGGGTTCTCTGGCTGATGAATACTTACAAAGTGGTGCATTAGTGCGTCCAACCGAGCATGTATTAGCCACTGAATCTAAGTTTTCTTTACTAGAGCCAGATAACGGTGGCCGCATACCTGCGAGTGTAAAGTATTTTAGAGAATGGTTATTAACACAACTTCCTGAAGAAGTAGGTGATACTGGTTTAGTATAA